From the genome of Parazoarcus communis, one region includes:
- the nqrM gene encoding (Na+)-NQR maturation NqrM, whose protein sequence is MSTFILALLVVGIVIAAMAIGVIFGRKPIAGSCGGLGAVGLDCEGGCEKPCPKRLARMKAQAEQQQT, encoded by the coding sequence ATGAGTACATTCATCCTTGCACTGCTTGTCGTTGGCATCGTGATTGCTGCGATGGCCATCGGCGTCATTTTTGGGCGCAAGCCAATTGCCGGCAGTTGCGGCGGGCTTGGCGCAGTCGGCCTCGATTGCGAAGGCGGCTGCGAGAAACCCTGCCCCAAACGGCTGGCCCGCATGAAGGCACAGGCCGAACAACAACAAACCTGA
- a CDS encoding fused MFS/spermidine synthase — protein MSTPIDISEEAGVRYLHFGSEWVQGAMRIRKPNALELAYTREMMAGLLLRDGLSEDAGEWPRRVLLIGLGAASLTRFIHHHLPQSRIQVVEIAPSVVAAARQFFRLPQEDARFSIHIGDGAQYVLEKNTRYDYILVDGFDRNARAGVLDTLPFYQAVRARLTDQGLMSVNLFGRSRGYKASLERILTAFDDRAIAFPSCDSGNVVAFGAAGDSLRRPIAELRERASLLKAATGLDLLPTVTRLEQAGSLPGGTLVL, from the coding sequence ATGAGCACGCCGATCGACATTTCCGAAGAAGCCGGCGTCCGCTATCTTCATTTCGGCTCGGAGTGGGTGCAGGGCGCCATGCGTATCCGCAAGCCCAATGCGCTCGAACTTGCCTATACCCGCGAGATGATGGCGGGCCTGCTGCTGCGCGACGGCCTGAGCGAGGATGCGGGCGAGTGGCCGCGACGAGTGCTGCTCATCGGACTGGGCGCGGCCTCGCTGACCCGTTTCATCCATCATCATCTACCGCAGAGCCGGATTCAGGTGGTCGAGATCGCCCCGTCAGTGGTGGCCGCAGCCCGTCAGTTCTTCCGCCTGCCGCAGGAAGATGCGCGCTTCTCGATCCACATTGGTGACGGCGCCCAGTATGTGCTGGAAAAGAACACCCGTTACGATTACATCCTGGTTGACGGCTTTGACCGCAACGCCCGTGCCGGCGTGCTCGACACCCTGCCCTTCTACCAGGCGGTGCGGGCTCGACTGACGGACCAGGGCCTGATGTCGGTGAACCTTTTCGGCCGCTCCCGTGGCTACAAGGCCAGCCTCGAGCGCATCCTGACGGCTTTCGACGATCGCGCCATTGCCTTCCCGTCCTGCGACAGCGGGAATGTGGTCGCTTTTGGCGCCGCTGGCGACAGTCTGCGCCGCCCGATCGCAGAGTTGCGAGAACGCGCCAGTCTGCTGAAAGCAGCGACAGGTCTCGATCTGCTGCCCACTGTCACGCGCCTTGAGCAAGCCGGCAGCCTGCCGGGCGGCACACTCGTTCTTTAA
- the mutS gene encoding DNA mismatch repair protein MutS — protein MVQYLRIKTQHPDTLLFYRMGDFYELFFDDAEKAARLLDITLTTRGQSAGKPIKMAGVPFHAVEQYLTRLVKLGESVVIAEQVGEPGATKGPMERAVSRIVTPGTLTDAALLDDRRDALLLSANMHRGVLGLAWLNLANGDLRLMECPAESLQAQFERLRPAEVLIPDGLALPLIESLSPALRRLADWQFDAETGVRLLTGHFATRDLAGFGVDELPVALGAAAALYDYAKTTQRQSLTHITGLTVERESEYLRLDAATRRNLELTETLRGESAPTLLSLLDTCVTSMGSRWMRHALHHPLRDRRLPAARHHAVAELVGEGDGQIASAVRGALRGVADVDRITARIALRSARPRDLSALRESLVRLPELAEALASTRSELLAGIAGGLAISPDALDLLARAITDEPAAMVRDGGVIATGFDAELDELRNIQTNCGEFLMALEVRERERSGIASLKVEFNRVHGFYIEVSRLHADKVPEDYRRRQTLKNAERYITPELKTFEDKALSAQERALAREKLLYEQILDVLAQHIPPLQAIARALATLDGLAAFADAALRYGYVAPVFSEQPGIAIAGGRHPVVERQVEDFIQNDARLAPTRRMLMITGPNMGGKSTFMRQVALICLLAHVGSFVPAQSATLGPLDAIFTRIGASDDLASGRSTFMVEMTEASAILHGATEHSLVLMDEIGRGTSTFDGLALAFSIARHLLEKNRSLTLFATHYFELTRLNAEYPECANVHLDAVEHGHRIVFLHALEEGPASQSYGIEVAALAGIPATVIRDAKRRLRALENREIGNGPQADLFATLPEPETAPLSHPVLTALADVDPDSLSPREALEQLYALKRMST, from the coding sequence ATGGTCCAATATCTGCGCATCAAGACGCAGCACCCGGACACGCTGCTCTTCTACCGCATGGGCGACTTCTACGAGCTCTTTTTCGACGATGCCGAGAAGGCCGCGCGCCTGCTCGACATCACGCTGACCACCCGCGGCCAGTCCGCCGGCAAGCCGATCAAGATGGCCGGCGTGCCCTTCCATGCAGTCGAGCAATACCTGACGCGCCTGGTCAAGCTCGGTGAATCCGTGGTGATCGCCGAGCAGGTTGGCGAGCCCGGCGCCACCAAGGGCCCGATGGAGCGCGCCGTCAGCCGCATCGTCACGCCCGGCACGCTCACCGACGCGGCGCTGCTCGACGATCGCCGCGACGCGCTGCTGCTGTCGGCCAACATGCATCGTGGCGTGCTTGGTCTGGCCTGGCTCAACCTCGCCAATGGCGATCTGCGCCTGATGGAGTGTCCGGCCGAATCGCTGCAGGCCCAGTTTGAGCGCCTGCGTCCGGCCGAAGTGTTGATTCCCGACGGCCTCGCCCTGCCCCTGATCGAGAGCCTGTCCCCCGCGCTGCGCCGCCTCGCCGACTGGCAGTTCGATGCCGAAACCGGCGTGCGACTGCTCACCGGCCATTTCGCCACCCGCGACCTCGCCGGCTTCGGCGTGGACGAACTGCCGGTGGCGCTCGGCGCTGCGGCCGCACTCTACGACTACGCCAAGACCACCCAACGCCAGAGCCTGACCCACATCACCGGCCTCACCGTGGAGCGCGAGTCGGAATACCTCCGCCTCGACGCCGCGACCCGGCGCAATCTGGAGCTCACCGAAACCCTGCGCGGCGAAAGCGCGCCCACCCTGCTGTCGCTGCTCGACACCTGCGTCACCAGCATGGGCTCGCGCTGGATGCGGCACGCGCTGCATCATCCGCTGCGCGACCGCAGGCTGCCCGCGGCCCGCCACCATGCGGTTGCCGAACTCGTCGGCGAGGGTGATGGCCAGATCGCATCCGCCGTGCGCGGCGCCTTGCGCGGCGTGGCCGACGTGGATCGCATCACCGCCCGCATCGCCCTGCGCAGCGCACGGCCGCGCGATCTGTCGGCCCTGCGCGAGAGCCTGGTGCGCTTGCCCGAGCTTGCTGAAGCGCTGGCCTCGACCCGCAGCGAACTGCTGGCGGGCATCGCCGGCGGGCTGGCGATCTCGCCTGACGCACTCGACCTCCTTGCCCGCGCGATCACCGACGAACCGGCAGCCATGGTGCGCGACGGCGGCGTGATCGCGACCGGCTTCGATGCGGAACTCGACGAATTACGCAACATCCAGACCAACTGCGGCGAGTTCCTGATGGCGCTCGAGGTGCGCGAACGCGAACGCAGTGGCATTGCCAGCCTCAAGGTTGAATTCAACCGTGTGCATGGCTTCTACATCGAAGTCAGCCGCCTGCACGCAGACAAGGTGCCGGAAGACTATCGCCGCCGCCAGACGCTGAAGAACGCCGAGCGCTACATCACCCCCGAGCTCAAGACCTTCGAGGACAAGGCCTTGTCTGCGCAGGAGCGCGCACTTGCGCGCGAGAAGCTGCTCTACGAACAGATCCTCGACGTCCTCGCCCAGCACATCCCGCCGCTGCAGGCCATCGCCCGCGCGCTGGCCACGCTCGACGGGCTCGCCGCCTTTGCCGATGCCGCGCTGCGCTACGGCTATGTCGCCCCGGTGTTCTCCGAGCAACCCGGCATTGCGATTGCAGGCGGACGCCACCCGGTGGTCGAGCGCCAGGTCGAGGACTTCATCCAGAACGACGCCCGGCTCGCACCCACCCGGCGCATGCTGATGATCACCGGCCCCAACATGGGTGGTAAGTCCACCTTCATGCGTCAGGTCGCGCTGATCTGCCTGCTCGCGCACGTCGGCAGCTTCGTCCCGGCCCAAAGCGCCACCCTCGGGCCGCTCGATGCGATCTTCACCCGCATCGGCGCCTCGGACGATCTCGCCTCGGGCCGCTCCACCTTCATGGTCGAGATGACCGAAGCCTCGGCCATCCTGCACGGCGCCACCGAACACAGCCTGGTGCTGATGGACGAGATCGGCCGTGGCACCTCCACCTTCGACGGTCTCGCGCTGGCCTTCTCCATCGCCCGTCACCTGCTGGAGAAGAACCGCAGCCTCACGCTGTTCGCCACCCACTACTTCGAGCTCACGCGACTCAACGCCGAATACCCTGAGTGCGCCAACGTGCACCTGGACGCGGTCGAGCACGGCCATCGCATCGTCTTCCTCCATGCACTGGAAGAAGGCCCGGCAAGCCAGAGTTACGGAATCGAGGTCGCCGCGCTGGCCGGCATTCCCGCCACGGTCATCCGCGACGCCAAGCGCCGCCTGCGCGCACTGGAGAATCGCGAGATCGGCAACGGCCCCCAGGCCGACCTCTTTGCCACCCTTCCCGAACCCGAGACGGCCCCGCTGTCGCACCCGGTGCTCACCGCGCTGGCCGACGTCGACCCGGACAGTCTCAGCCCGCGCGAGGCCCTCGAACAACTGTATGCACTGAAACGGATGAGTACATGA
- the tssA gene encoding type VI secretion system protein TssA, translated as MELEILLRPLAGQSRCGQDMMFSPEFDSVQEARRFDDPSLNQGEWVTARKEADWPAVVSSCTQLLAVRTKDLRVAVWLVEGLAKTRGVAGLADGYSLLAQLCEVYWSDIHPLPDEGDQALRVGSLAWLLAQSVRMVAELPLTASGPEACTGIDLERVRAVSREIERTPAQAEAILRDAPLTPAAFDAARSETPAAFYRSSRDHAVRALDGLDALQRVIDGHLGAEGPSFEPAREALQTLIATLRRFALEAGDGEAAETGQAEAGGNGAAEGGAPLTPLTPASSVAGGSPIRNRTQALAQLREVASFFRHTEPHSPVAYLADKAAHWGEMSLLEWLRAVVSDDGTLCRVEELLGVREGGATTDGRG; from the coding sequence ATGGAGCTCGAAATTCTTCTTCGTCCGCTGGCGGGGCAATCGCGCTGCGGCCAGGACATGATGTTCTCGCCCGAATTTGACAGTGTTCAGGAGGCGCGTCGTTTCGATGACCCGTCCTTGAACCAGGGCGAGTGGGTGACGGCGCGCAAGGAGGCCGACTGGCCTGCGGTCGTGTCCTCGTGCACGCAATTGCTCGCTGTGCGCACCAAGGATCTCAGGGTTGCTGTGTGGCTGGTGGAGGGGCTTGCGAAAACCCGGGGCGTCGCCGGACTTGCCGATGGCTACAGCCTTCTTGCGCAGTTGTGCGAAGTGTACTGGTCCGACATCCATCCGCTGCCGGATGAGGGGGACCAGGCCTTGCGTGTGGGGAGTCTGGCCTGGTTGCTCGCTCAGTCGGTGCGGATGGTCGCAGAACTGCCGCTGACGGCGTCCGGGCCTGAGGCCTGTACGGGGATCGATCTCGAACGTGTCCGTGCAGTGAGCCGTGAGATTGAGCGCACTCCCGCTCAGGCCGAGGCGATCCTGCGCGATGCGCCGCTGACCCCTGCCGCATTCGATGCCGCACGAAGCGAAACGCCCGCAGCGTTCTATCGCAGCAGCCGAGATCATGCAGTGCGTGCGCTGGACGGGCTCGATGCACTGCAGCGGGTGATCGACGGCCACCTGGGCGCGGAGGGGCCGAGCTTCGAGCCCGCCCGGGAGGCGCTGCAGACGCTGATCGCCACCCTGCGCCGGTTTGCACTGGAAGCGGGTGATGGGGAAGCGGCTGAAACCGGGCAGGCGGAAGCTGGCGGCAACGGGGCTGCGGAGGGGGGGGCGCCGCTGACACCACTGACGCCTGCCTCGTCTGTGGCCGGCGGATCGCCCATCCGCAACCGGACGCAGGCGCTCGCTCAACTGCGCGAGGTGGCGTCCTTCTTCCGTCATACCGAGCCCCATAGTCCGGTGGCCTATCTCGCGGACAAGGCCGCGCACTGGGGCGAGATGTCCCTGCTGGAATGGTTGCGGGCGGTTGTCAGTGACGACGGGACCCTGTGTCGGGTCGAGGAACTGCTCGGGGTGAGAGAGGGTGGCGCGACGACCGACGGCAGAGGCTGA
- a CDS encoding OmpA family protein encodes MNTITRRLAGIGFALALSYPLSCLAQSALPAPVILSGTVPDESSRAAIVASARTLYGTERVVDRLQVGGVTPPPNWSTHVQRLLGPDLKHVHQGELQVVGTRVTLRGKVANEALRQQVVSTTAASLTPAYVVNNALEVGANAQAVLDRTLADRVVEFESGSAVLTAQGRLLLDEMAASIVSLDTPLVQVVGHTDSAGNRLANIGLSLERANAVRDYLVMKGVAADCIAALGAGPDRPVADNASPEGRARNRRIEFRIGR; translated from the coding sequence ATGAACACGATCACCAGACGGCTCGCCGGCATCGGCTTCGCGCTCGCGCTCTCCTACCCGCTCTCCTGCCTCGCACAGTCAGCACTGCCCGCACCGGTGATACTCAGCGGCACCGTCCCCGATGAATCCTCGCGTGCCGCCATTGTGGCAAGTGCGCGCACCCTCTACGGTACGGAGCGGGTCGTCGATCGCTTGCAGGTGGGCGGGGTCACGCCCCCACCCAACTGGAGCACTCACGTCCAGCGCTTGCTGGGCCCGGATCTCAAACATGTTCACCAGGGAGAACTGCAGGTCGTCGGCACACGCGTCACGCTGCGTGGCAAGGTCGCCAACGAAGCCCTGCGACAACAGGTCGTCAGCACCACGGCAGCCTCGCTTACCCCGGCCTATGTCGTCAATAACGCACTGGAGGTGGGCGCCAACGCTCAGGCCGTGCTCGATCGGACCCTTGCCGACCGTGTCGTCGAGTTCGAGAGCGGATCGGCTGTACTGACGGCCCAAGGCCGTCTGCTGCTCGACGAGATGGCGGCCAGCATCGTGAGCCTCGATACGCCGCTCGTTCAGGTGGTCGGGCATACCGACAGTGCAGGCAATCGGCTTGCCAACATCGGCCTGAGTCTGGAGCGTGCCAACGCCGTGCGCGATTACCTTGTGATGAAGGGTGTTGCAGCGGATTGCATCGCCGCGCTGGGCGCAGGCCCGGACCGGCCGGTTGCGGACAATGCAAGCCCGGAGGGGCGGGCGCGGAACCGGCGCATCGAGTTCAGGATCGGCCGCTGA
- the tagF gene encoding type VI secretion system-associated protein TagF produces MSVEPACGVSYFGKLPARGDFLRGGNQMQLIGLLDRWTSACMEAFAENPRWKLLFDSAPALDFAFVGAHSRLSVVGHLKPSRDAAGRRFPFIAAAAVERNDPLPFRCGPVGFTALWGILRRVVGQACNAATPIDALGELASLDCAASIEHALKRRPLDTYVRSTTLGQLTASLGAHASPQSVRRQILAIGLLMRPLLGRNTLKVEKGLCLPLPANVCERNRVAALWLFLVTLVLSDTPCELQLLLGRINGQERMLIGFTGASPRPLLSLLSPLSLEEHMIVLDDPEWIERHPDLAVDRGVARLSTYLAQPAITLESALITFKEVFTGS; encoded by the coding sequence ATGAGCGTCGAACCGGCCTGCGGCGTCAGCTATTTCGGCAAACTGCCCGCGCGCGGCGATTTTCTCAGAGGTGGCAACCAGATGCAGTTGATCGGGCTGCTCGACCGCTGGACCTCCGCCTGCATGGAAGCTTTTGCGGAGAACCCGCGCTGGAAGCTGCTGTTCGACAGCGCCCCGGCGCTGGACTTTGCCTTTGTCGGGGCTCACAGCCGACTGTCCGTCGTCGGGCACCTCAAGCCGAGCCGCGACGCAGCCGGACGGCGCTTCCCGTTCATTGCTGCGGCAGCAGTCGAACGCAACGACCCGCTCCCCTTTCGCTGCGGCCCGGTCGGCTTCACCGCGCTATGGGGCATCCTGCGCCGCGTCGTTGGTCAGGCATGCAACGCTGCCACGCCCATCGATGCGCTTGGAGAACTCGCCTCCCTCGATTGCGCCGCCAGCATCGAGCACGCACTCAAGCGCCGGCCGCTCGACACCTATGTGCGCAGCACCACCCTCGGCCAGCTCACCGCAAGCCTCGGCGCCCACGCATCGCCACAATCCGTGCGGCGCCAGATTCTTGCCATCGGCCTGCTGATGCGGCCCCTGCTCGGTCGCAACACCCTCAAGGTCGAAAAAGGGCTTTGCCTCCCATTGCCCGCCAATGTTTGCGAGCGCAACCGCGTCGCTGCGCTATGGCTGTTCCTCGTCACCTTGGTGCTGAGCGACACGCCGTGCGAACTGCAACTGCTGCTGGGTCGAATCAATGGCCAGGAGCGGATGCTGATCGGCTTTACCGGTGCGTCGCCACGGCCACTGCTGAGCCTGCTCTCACCTCTGAGTCTCGAGGAACACATGATTGTCCTCGACGACCCCGAATGGATAGAACGGCATCCCGACCTCGCGGTGGATCGCGGGGTCGCCCGGCTCTCCACCTATCTTGCGCAACCCGCGATCACGCTTGAATCCGCGCTGATCACGTTCAAGGAGGTCTTTACCGGATCATGA
- the tssM gene encoding type VI secretion system membrane subunit TssM, with protein sequence MSRLRAPLTDARFLTLLGFVALAAFLVFATNMFGIPASWAIAAGILLVSAWVLATFLHRRKARQHADALHEMLDQPVERQAGTTAAARLEQETLRQRMQEAVTTIKRSKLGRASGRSALYELPWYVTIGNPAAGKSSAIINSGLQFPFEDGTGSVVKGIGGTRNCDWFFTTEGILLDTAGRYSVYEDDRQEWLYFLSQLRKHRPLAPINGIIITASIAELSSNPPEFAISLARSLRQRVQELTERLQVFAPAYVMFSKADLIAGFNDFFQDLDWNERDRVWGATLPCNRTGRDSAIDLFDRHFDILHEGLRELGVAQMARAQGERMPPGMLAFPLEFAAVKPALRVFIATLFEDNPYQFEPVFRGFYFTSALQNGEAQSLSDRKIETRFSLKGEGPLPERVGSRNGFFLRDLFSQVIFADRQLVRQYSVTRQARMRQVAIIGAIAALGVMFGGWSWSYSNNRSLVAGVTADLESAAAMQADNTGLQSRLAALELIQDRIAQLEDFDHDRPLSLGLGLYQGEALKAKLFDEYHAGIRSILLTPVREQLEAFLTEVSTFQGEPGQVAHDPAASPAPRGGGPYVSASPSSVEDAYKALKTYLMLADRAHLDAGHLSDHLTRIWREWLEANRGTMGREEMIRRAGKILSFHLAHTGKPEWPLIENNLALADQVRERLRKVVRGLPATERIYADIRTRASTRFPAVSIAGLTGAGKDSLLTGSHVVSGAFTHDAWKAYVRQAIDDAATGELQSTDWVLQSARHDDLTLQGSPAQIRNTLTTMYKQEYAAAWAQLLQGVSISSFDSFPMAVAAMDRLGDPQRSPIGQLMRTVHAQTAWDNPPAAGAGQGQGQTQAARGLGEWFRRTILRTPVASDAIDALAPPAGMPLSRGELGEAFAGVDRLQAPRDDGGSLLERYLLQLSQLRSRLNQIANQGDPGPGSIKLIRDTLDDGDSELAATLRFVDEQMLAGMEDAQRAVLRPLLIRPLLQTFDASARPAEDELNRIWLAQVHEPFTRRLALKYPFSAEADIEATPAEIAQIFGPEGAIAHYFDGAMAALVVRRGNTIAPRTWGDLGIRLQPDLVAGFPRWVGALEGAAASSTNNAPQTTFMLMPHPVSGTTGYLIEIDGQRLQYRNGAAQWATFIWPNPDANPGARIVLTRFDGSTVEVAAFAGRFGLEKLINSAQRIRKPDGSFTLSWGADELQLSVGLRIISSAQAQAGNGATPREGLGEHLPQRVAGLDPVAAPESPSTDRAAVARVVLK encoded by the coding sequence ATGTCCCGATTGCGCGCCCCCCTCACAGACGCACGATTTCTCACCCTGCTCGGGTTTGTCGCCCTGGCCGCTTTCCTCGTCTTCGCCACCAACATGTTCGGAATTCCTGCATCCTGGGCGATTGCAGCGGGCATCTTGCTCGTCTCAGCCTGGGTTCTGGCCACGTTCCTGCACAGGCGAAAGGCACGCCAGCACGCTGACGCCTTGCACGAGATGCTCGATCAGCCGGTCGAGAGGCAGGCCGGTACGACTGCAGCGGCCCGGCTCGAGCAGGAAACCCTGCGCCAGCGCATGCAGGAGGCCGTGACCACCATCAAGCGCTCGAAACTGGGTCGCGCGTCGGGTCGCTCGGCGCTGTATGAGCTTCCGTGGTACGTCACGATCGGGAATCCCGCTGCCGGAAAGAGCTCGGCCATCATCAACTCCGGGCTTCAGTTTCCGTTCGAGGACGGTACCGGCAGCGTGGTCAAGGGCATCGGCGGCACCCGCAACTGCGACTGGTTCTTCACCACAGAGGGCATCCTGCTCGACACCGCAGGGCGCTACTCGGTCTACGAGGACGACAGGCAGGAATGGCTGTACTTCCTTTCGCAGCTCAGGAAGCATCGCCCGCTTGCGCCGATCAACGGCATCATCATCACCGCAAGCATTGCCGAACTCAGCTCGAACCCGCCCGAGTTCGCCATTTCCCTTGCCCGCAGCCTGAGGCAGCGGGTACAGGAGCTTACCGAGCGTCTGCAGGTTTTTGCGCCGGCCTACGTCATGTTCTCCAAGGCGGACCTGATCGCAGGCTTCAACGACTTCTTTCAGGATCTGGACTGGAACGAACGCGACAGGGTGTGGGGCGCCACCCTGCCCTGCAACAGGACGGGGCGCGACAGCGCCATCGACCTCTTCGACCGCCACTTCGACATCCTTCACGAAGGGCTTCGCGAACTCGGCGTGGCCCAGATGGCGCGCGCCCAGGGTGAGCGCATGCCACCGGGCATGCTCGCCTTCCCGCTGGAATTTGCCGCGGTGAAGCCTGCACTGAGGGTGTTCATCGCGACACTGTTCGAGGACAACCCCTATCAGTTCGAGCCGGTATTCCGCGGTTTCTATTTCACCTCCGCCCTGCAAAACGGCGAGGCGCAGAGCCTTTCCGATCGCAAGATCGAAACACGCTTTTCACTCAAGGGCGAAGGCCCGCTGCCCGAACGCGTCGGATCGCGCAACGGATTCTTTCTCCGCGACCTGTTCTCGCAGGTGATCTTCGCCGACAGACAGCTCGTACGCCAGTATTCGGTAACGCGGCAAGCCCGGATGCGTCAGGTCGCGATCATCGGGGCCATCGCAGCGCTCGGCGTGATGTTTGGCGGCTGGAGCTGGTCGTACTCGAACAACCGCAGTCTGGTCGCTGGTGTCACCGCCGATCTCGAAAGCGCCGCAGCCATGCAGGCTGACAATACCGGCCTGCAATCCCGCCTGGCCGCGCTCGAGCTCATCCAGGACCGCATCGCCCAGCTTGAGGACTTCGACCACGACCGCCCGCTTTCACTTGGGCTGGGTCTCTATCAGGGCGAGGCACTGAAGGCCAAACTTTTCGACGAGTATCACGCCGGCATTCGCAGCATCCTGCTGACACCGGTGCGCGAGCAGCTTGAAGCCTTCCTCACCGAGGTCAGCACCTTCCAGGGCGAGCCGGGACAGGTCGCGCACGATCCCGCAGCAAGTCCCGCGCCCCGCGGCGGAGGTCCATATGTGAGCGCAAGTCCGTCCAGCGTCGAAGACGCCTACAAGGCACTGAAGACCTATCTCATGCTCGCAGACCGGGCGCACCTCGACGCAGGTCATCTCTCGGACCATCTGACCCGGATCTGGCGCGAATGGCTGGAGGCAAACCGCGGGACAATGGGGCGTGAAGAGATGATCCGCAGGGCGGGGAAGATCCTTTCGTTTCATCTCGCCCACACCGGCAAACCCGAATGGCCGCTGATCGAAAACAATCTGGCGCTGGCTGATCAGGTGCGCGAACGACTGCGCAAGGTCGTCCGCGGGCTGCCAGCGACCGAACGCATCTATGCGGACATCAGGACGCGCGCGTCGACTCGCTTTCCGGCGGTCAGCATCGCCGGCCTGACCGGGGCGGGCAAAGACAGTCTGCTCACCGGCAGCCACGTCGTGTCGGGTGCATTCACGCATGATGCGTGGAAGGCATACGTCAGACAGGCCATTGACGATGCAGCGACAGGCGAGTTGCAAAGCACGGACTGGGTATTGCAGAGCGCCCGCCATGACGACCTTACCCTCCAGGGCAGCCCCGCACAGATCCGCAACACCCTCACCACGATGTACAAGCAGGAGTATGCGGCGGCGTGGGCGCAATTGCTGCAAGGCGTCAGCATCAGCAGTTTCGACAGCTTTCCCATGGCCGTTGCGGCAATGGACCGCCTTGGCGATCCCCAGCGCTCGCCAATCGGACAGCTGATGCGCACAGTCCACGCTCAGACCGCATGGGACAACCCACCCGCTGCCGGAGCGGGTCAGGGTCAGGGTCAGACGCAGGCAGCCCGCGGGCTCGGCGAGTGGTTCAGACGCACGATTCTGCGCACACCCGTCGCCAGCGACGCGATCGATGCGCTGGCCCCGCCTGCGGGCATGCCGCTATCGCGAGGTGAGCTCGGAGAGGCGTTTGCCGGCGTCGACAGGCTGCAGGCCCCGCGCGATGACGGCGGAAGCCTGCTTGAGCGCTATCTGCTGCAACTGTCACAGCTTCGCTCGAGGCTGAACCAGATCGCCAATCAGGGCGACCCCGGACCGGGTTCGATCAAACTCATTCGCGACACCCTCGATGACGGAGACTCGGAACTCGCCGCCACGCTGCGCTTCGTGGATGAGCAGATGCTCGCAGGCATGGAAGATGCCCAGCGCGCGGTGCTTCGGCCGTTGCTGATCCGCCCGCTGCTGCAGACCTTTGACGCCAGTGCCAGGCCTGCGGAAGACGAGCTCAACCGCATCTGGCTGGCGCAGGTCCATGAGCCATTCACCCGCCGCCTCGCGCTCAAGTACCCGTTCTCCGCTGAAGCCGATATCGAGGCCACACCGGCGGAGATTGCGCAGATATTCGGCCCCGAGGGGGCGATTGCGCACTACTTCGACGGCGCGATGGCTGCGCTCGTGGTGCGCAGGGGCAACACGATTGCACCACGCACATGGGGGGATCTCGGCATTCGCCTGCAGCCCGACCTGGTCGCAGGCTTTCCGCGCTGGGTCGGCGCGCTTGAAGGTGCTGCAGCCTCTTCCACCAACAACGCCCCGCAAACCACCTTCATGCTGATGCCGCACCCCGTGTCCGGCACGACCGGATACCTGATCGAGATCGACGGGCAGCGCCTGCAGTACCGCAACGGCGCTGCGCAGTGGGCGACCTTCATCTGGCCCAACCCCGACGCCAACCCGGGCGCGCGCATCGTGCTCACGCGTTTCGACGGCAGCACGGTCGAAGTCGCAGCCTTTGCCGGCCGCTTCGGTCTCGAAAAGCTGATCAACTCCGCACAACGGATTCGCAAGCCCGACGGCTCGTTCACGCTGTCATGGGGCGCAGACGAACTGCAGCTCAGCGTTGGTTTGCGCATCATCAGCAGTGCTCAGGCACAGGCCGGTAATGGCGCGACGCCGCGGGAAGGGCTGGGCGAACACTTGCCGCAACGTGTTGCCGGCCTCGATCCGGTGGCAGCGCCTGAGTCTCCCTCCACAGACCGCGCCGCCGTTGCACGGGTGGTCCTGAAATGA